One window of Halorussus sp. MSC15.2 genomic DNA carries:
- a CDS encoding type 1 glutamine amidotransferase domain-containing protein, with protein sequence MTSALFVVTEEGYWGEECVEPLRTLDEEGFDVTVATPSGSKPVLDETSVDTDNPLVSEETAERVREAHENDERLNDPIPLAAASADDHDVVVFPGGHGTMWDVNQDVHARELLSDAVEGDDGKALVVCHAVGILGFARNADGEFIVDGRDVTGFPNAFEEDIVDDNDVMADGRKLPYWVEDEVKAAGGNWDAELDADASVTVDGDLVTARGPASSRAAAAALLEELDVRQTA encoded by the coding sequence GTGACATCAGCACTGTTTGTCGTTACTGAGGAAGGATACTGGGGCGAAGAGTGCGTCGAACCGCTTCGGACGCTCGACGAGGAGGGCTTCGACGTTACCGTCGCGACGCCCAGCGGTTCGAAGCCGGTCCTCGACGAGACGTCTGTCGATACCGACAACCCGCTCGTCTCCGAGGAGACGGCCGAGCGGGTCCGAGAGGCCCACGAGAACGACGAGCGACTGAACGACCCGATTCCGCTGGCGGCGGCGAGCGCCGACGACCACGACGTCGTCGTGTTCCCCGGCGGACACGGAACGATGTGGGACGTGAATCAGGACGTCCACGCGCGAGAACTGCTGTCCGACGCGGTCGAAGGAGACGACGGCAAGGCGCTGGTCGTCTGTCACGCGGTCGGAATCCTCGGGTTCGCTCGGAACGCGGACGGCGAGTTCATCGTGGACGGTCGCGACGTGACCGGGTTCCCCAATGCGTTCGAGGAGGACATCGTGGACGACAACGACGTGATGGCCGACGGTCGGAAACTCCCCTACTGGGTCGAGGACGAAGTGAAGGCCGCGGGCGGCAACTGGGACGCGGAACTCGACGCCGACGCCAGCGTCACCGTGGACGGCGACCTCGTCACGGCCCGCGGTCCGGCGTCGTCGCGCGCCGCGGCCGCGGCACTGCTCGAAGAACTCGACGTCCGGCAGACCGCGTAA
- a CDS encoding MBL fold metallo-hydrolase yields MQVTFLGTGSAMPTGERYQTGLVVEDEEADRRVLVDCGSGILHRLQQSGAGYENVSTVLLTHHHLDHVADLLPLLKARWLAGEEHLEVVGPSGTKSLVDDLLDVHDYLKGRVDLQVREVGAHEFEVAGFDVEGYETRHSLPCLAYRFGDSFTYSGDSEAFTGLANFADGCDVLAHDCSFPDDVDVDNHPTPTQLGEALAASETDIGRVFLTHLYPHTEGRHEEMLKSIEAVYDGDVRFADDLRTVEL; encoded by the coding sequence ATGCAGGTCACGTTTCTGGGCACCGGAAGCGCGATGCCGACCGGCGAGCGGTATCAGACCGGCCTCGTCGTGGAAGACGAGGAGGCGGACCGACGCGTCCTCGTGGACTGCGGGAGCGGCATCCTCCACCGCCTCCAGCAGTCGGGCGCGGGCTACGAGAACGTCTCGACGGTCCTCCTCACCCATCACCACCTCGACCACGTCGCCGACCTCCTCCCCCTGCTCAAAGCGCGGTGGCTCGCGGGCGAGGAACACCTCGAAGTCGTCGGTCCCTCGGGCACGAAGTCGCTGGTGGACGACCTGCTCGACGTCCACGACTACCTGAAGGGTCGCGTGGACCTGCAGGTGCGCGAGGTCGGTGCCCACGAGTTCGAGGTGGCCGGGTTCGACGTGGAGGGGTACGAGACCCGCCACTCGCTGCCCTGTCTGGCGTACCGGTTCGGCGATTCGTTCACCTACAGCGGCGACAGCGAGGCGTTCACCGGTCTCGCCAACTTCGCCGACGGCTGCGACGTGCTGGCCCACGACTGCTCGTTCCCGGACGACGTGGACGTTGACAACCACCCGACGCCGACCCAGTTGGGCGAGGCGCTGGCGGCCTCGGAGACCGACATCGGCCGCGTGTTCCTGACTCACCTCTACCCGCACACGGAGGGCCGTCACGAGGAGATGCTGAAGTCCATCGAGGCGGTGTACGACGGCGACGTGCGGTTCGCTGACGACCTCCGAACCGTCGAGCTTTGA
- a CDS encoding NADH:flavin oxidoreductase, which yields MENEYDVLFDAFDLDGIHLDNRVGLAPMTRTSATADGRATEQMKRYYAKFARGGFSFLVTEGTYPDETYSQGYDDQPGLANESHVEAWREVTDAVHDEGAPIFAQLMHAGALSQGNRYVEETVGPSAVEPKGEQLELYGGSGEFATPKEMTKAEMDEAREGFVEAARRADEAGFDGVEIHGANGYLLDQFLTEYTNERDDEYGGSVENRIRYHTEVVEAVQDAVPEEFVVGVRISQSKVNDPDYRWSGGEDDAEVVFGALDEAGADFLHVTEEDITTPAFDSGPTLAELADEYATVPVIANGGLGDPEAATRAVESHGADLVAQATSALANPDWPNRVAEGRAPDEFDFGEILQPDATIGDAEVPAESE from the coding sequence ATGGAAAACGAATACGACGTTCTGTTCGACGCGTTCGACCTCGACGGTATCCACCTCGACAACCGGGTCGGGTTAGCGCCGATGACGCGAACGAGCGCGACCGCCGACGGCCGCGCCACCGAGCAGATGAAACGGTACTACGCGAAGTTCGCGCGCGGCGGTTTCTCGTTCCTCGTCACCGAGGGAACGTACCCCGACGAGACCTACAGCCAAGGGTACGACGACCAACCCGGACTCGCCAACGAGTCCCACGTCGAAGCGTGGCGGGAAGTCACCGACGCGGTTCACGACGAGGGCGCGCCCATCTTCGCGCAACTCATGCACGCCGGGGCGCTCTCGCAGGGCAACCGGTACGTCGAAGAGACGGTCGGTCCGTCCGCGGTCGAACCGAAGGGCGAACAGTTGGAACTCTACGGCGGGAGCGGCGAGTTCGCCACTCCGAAGGAGATGACGAAGGCCGAGATGGACGAGGCCCGAGAGGGGTTCGTCGAGGCCGCCCGGCGGGCCGACGAGGCCGGGTTCGACGGCGTCGAAATCCACGGCGCGAACGGTTATCTCCTCGACCAGTTCCTAACCGAGTACACGAACGAACGCGACGACGAGTACGGCGGTTCCGTCGAGAACCGAATCCGGTATCACACCGAGGTCGTCGAGGCGGTGCAGGACGCGGTCCCCGAGGAGTTCGTCGTCGGCGTCCGCATCTCCCAGAGCAAGGTCAACGACCCCGACTACCGGTGGTCCGGCGGCGAGGACGACGCCGAGGTCGTCTTCGGCGCGCTCGACGAGGCGGGCGCGGACTTCCTCCACGTCACCGAGGAGGACATCACCACGCCGGCGTTCGATTCGGGACCGACGCTCGCGGAGTTGGCCGACGAGTACGCGACCGTCCCCGTCATCGCCAACGGCGGTCTCGGCGACCCCGAGGCGGCGACGCGGGCCGTCGAGTCCCACGGGGCCGACCTCGTGGCGCAGGCGACGAGCGCACTGGCGAACCCGGACTGGCCCAACCGCGTCGCCGAGGGACGCGCGCCCGACGAGTTCGACTTCGGCGAGATACTCCAACCGGACGCGACCATCGGCGACGCCGAGGTACCGGCCGAGTCGGAGTGA
- a CDS encoding SDR family NAD(P)-dependent oxidoreductase codes for MDVTDNSTTPQALNRFSLEGKTAVVTGGSSGIGRTITELFAADGADVVACSRTLTDVETVADEIAESDRSGEVHPVECDVTDREDVEALAEATNDAFGGVDVLVNNAGGAGGEPLDEVTPEAWRQVVEVNLTGTYNCTQVFGDALKESSGSVVNIGSMAGEYGVAGMTPYSAAKSGVSAFTRALAAEWADEDVRLNAVAPGFIGTDKVREMFGVERDIDRSNVARHMGTPDEVADLVRFLASPAASFVDGEVVEITGSPLVYEPGKLAE; via the coding sequence GTGGACGTGACCGACAACTCGACGACGCCGCAGGCGTTGAACCGATTTTCACTCGAAGGAAAGACCGCCGTCGTGACCGGCGGGTCCAGCGGAATCGGCCGAACTATCACCGAACTGTTCGCGGCCGACGGGGCGGACGTGGTGGCGTGCTCCCGGACGCTGACAGACGTCGAGACCGTCGCCGACGAAATCGCCGAGAGCGACCGCTCCGGCGAGGTCCACCCGGTCGAGTGCGACGTGACCGACCGCGAGGACGTGGAAGCGCTCGCCGAGGCGACGAACGACGCGTTCGGCGGCGTGGACGTGCTCGTGAACAACGCGGGCGGCGCGGGCGGCGAACCCCTCGACGAGGTGACGCCCGAGGCGTGGCGACAGGTCGTCGAGGTGAATCTCACCGGCACGTACAACTGCACGCAGGTGTTCGGCGACGCCCTGAAGGAGTCGAGCGGTTCCGTCGTCAACATCGGCAGTATGGCGGGTGAGTACGGCGTGGCTGGCATGACCCCGTACAGCGCGGCGAAGTCGGGCGTCTCGGCGTTCACGCGCGCGCTGGCCGCCGAGTGGGCCGACGAAGACGTCCGCCTCAACGCGGTCGCTCCCGGGTTCATCGGCACCGACAAGGTCCGAGAGATGTTCGGCGTCGAGCGCGACATCGACCGTTCGAACGTGGCGCGTCACATGGGCACGCCCGACGAAGTCGCCGACCTCGTGCGCTTCCTCGCGAGTCCGGCCGCGTCGTTCGTCGACGGCGAGGTGGTCGAGATTACGGGCAGTCCGCTGGTCTACGAACCCGGCAAACTCGCCGAATAA